From the Maioricimonas rarisocia genome, one window contains:
- a CDS encoding efflux RND transporter permease subunit, giving the protein MWIVRLALRRPYTFVVAALLIAILGGVSIRRMSRDIFPEIDIPVVAVIWVYAGITPDDMETRIVGSYERVIFSTVDGIEHVESQSINGISVVKIFLREGADVDGAVAQVVATSQQALKSMPPGIFPPLVMRYNAANVPIVQASLGSDTLTEQEMYDLAINTLRPGMATVAGAKLPWPYGGKVRQIMVDIDPRRLHAWKLSPADVSSAVNAQNLMLPSGSVKIGPQEYNVRINSSPEMVEAIGDLPIRSVGNRTIHIRDVATVRDGFTPQRSIVHVDGKRGVLQPILNAGASTLDIVQGVRDRLPDVLATMPEDLNVTLLSDQSVFVKGAIHGVVVEAAIAAGLTGLMILLFLGSWRSTLIVVISIPLAILTSIVVLDALGHTLNVMTLGGLALAVGILVDDATVEIENIHRNLHQGKRLVPAILDGAEQIAMPAFVSTVCICIVFVPIAFITGTARYLFTPLALAVVFAMIASYLLSRTLVPTMTRYLLAGEVELYGGIPEPGKQKQVSKSGLFWAIHDLFNRQFDRIQSFYGRCLAWALAHRGLVLVGFAGLVAASLALLPLIGRDFFPTVDAGQIRLHVRAPAGTRVEETERHFVRVVRAIRDLIPPEEVETIVDNIGIPNSGINLALSDGTLMSSADGEILITLAHEHTPTADHVATLRHELNQRFPELTFFFLPPDIVTQVLNFGLSAPIDVQLVGPRRNFEENYRIAQELRDRIAEVPGAVDVHLHQVPRTPELQITTDRTLLSQLGVSQRDVANDVLVSLSSSQQVFPNYWLDPKKGIQYPVAVQTPQRIVDSVDALESTPVVPDGNTDRTQLLGNLASVEHRYGPSNVTHYNIALNLDVLANVHGTDLGSVWSGIDTVLDEYRNNLPRGTRMVVRGQVESMTSSFTALAGGLVFAAVLVYLLLVVNFQSWIDPVIIFTALPGAVSGILWMLFVTQTTINVPSLMGAMMCIGVATANAILLVTFANDQRREGRDAHDAAWAAGVTRLRPVVMTASAMILGMLPMSLGMGEGGEQNAPLGRAVIGGLIMATFATLVCLPLIYSLLRRQAPSDAHEAELSEELVTA; this is encoded by the coding sequence ATGTGGATTGTCCGTCTGGCGCTTCGGCGCCCGTATACCTTTGTCGTTGCGGCCTTGCTGATCGCCATTCTGGGAGGCGTGTCGATCCGTCGCATGAGCCGCGACATCTTTCCCGAGATCGACATCCCGGTCGTCGCCGTCATCTGGGTCTACGCGGGGATCACCCCCGACGACATGGAGACGCGGATCGTCGGCAGCTACGAGCGGGTGATCTTCTCGACCGTCGACGGCATCGAGCACGTCGAGAGCCAGTCGATCAACGGCATCAGCGTGGTGAAGATCTTCCTTCGCGAAGGGGCCGATGTGGACGGTGCGGTCGCCCAGGTGGTCGCGACGTCGCAGCAGGCGCTGAAGTCGATGCCGCCGGGAATCTTTCCGCCGCTGGTGATGCGCTATAACGCCGCCAACGTACCCATCGTGCAGGCTTCGCTGGGAAGCGACACGCTGACCGAGCAGGAGATGTACGACCTGGCGATCAACACGCTGCGGCCGGGCATGGCGACTGTCGCCGGCGCAAAGCTGCCGTGGCCATACGGCGGCAAGGTGCGACAGATCATGGTCGACATCGACCCCCGTCGGCTGCATGCGTGGAAGCTTTCTCCCGCCGATGTCTCCAGTGCCGTTAACGCACAGAACCTCATGCTGCCGTCCGGCTCGGTCAAGATCGGTCCGCAGGAGTACAACGTCCGCATCAACAGCAGTCCCGAGATGGTGGAAGCGATTGGAGACCTGCCGATCCGTTCGGTCGGCAATCGCACCATTCACATCCGGGATGTAGCCACAGTCCGGGACGGGTTCACGCCGCAGCGAAGCATCGTCCATGTCGACGGCAAGCGGGGCGTGCTGCAGCCGATCCTGAATGCGGGAGCATCCACGCTCGATATCGTCCAGGGAGTGCGCGATCGTCTGCCCGATGTGCTCGCCACCATGCCGGAAGACCTCAATGTGACGCTGCTGTCGGACCAGTCGGTCTTTGTAAAGGGGGCGATTCACGGCGTCGTTGTCGAAGCGGCGATTGCGGCCGGTCTGACGGGGCTGATGATCCTGCTCTTCCTCGGATCATGGCGAAGCACGCTCATCGTGGTCATCTCGATTCCGCTGGCGATTCTCACGTCGATCGTCGTGCTCGATGCGCTGGGGCATACGCTCAACGTGATGACGCTGGGCGGGCTGGCACTGGCGGTCGGAATTCTGGTCGACGACGCCACGGTCGAAATCGAGAACATCCACCGCAATCTGCATCAGGGAAAGCGGCTGGTTCCCGCCATTCTCGATGGAGCCGAGCAGATCGCGATGCCCGCCTTTGTCTCGACTGTCTGCATCTGCATCGTCTTTGTGCCGATCGCGTTCATTACCGGGACGGCCCGCTATCTGTTCACGCCTCTCGCGCTGGCGGTCGTGTTCGCGATGATCGCCAGTTACCTGCTCAGCCGAACGCTGGTGCCGACGATGACCCGTTACCTGCTGGCGGGCGAAGTCGAGCTGTACGGCGGCATCCCGGAACCGGGGAAGCAGAAGCAGGTCTCGAAGTCCGGTCTGTTCTGGGCGATCCACGATCTGTTCAACCGGCAGTTCGACCGGATTCAGAGCTTCTATGGTCGGTGTCTGGCATGGGCCCTGGCGCATCGCGGCCTTGTGCTGGTCGGGTTTGCCGGCCTTGTCGCCGCTTCTCTGGCCCTGCTGCCGTTGATCGGTCGCGACTTCTTTCCCACCGTCGATGCCGGCCAGATCCGGCTTCACGTGCGGGCGCCTGCCGGCACACGTGTGGAAGAAACCGAGCGGCACTTCGTTCGGGTCGTCAGAGCGATTCGCGATCTGATTCCGCCGGAAGAGGTGGAGACGATCGTTGACAACATCGGGATCCCCAACAGCGGCATCAATCTGGCTCTCAGTGACGGAACTCTGATGTCGTCGGCCGATGGGGAAATTCTGATCACGCTGGCCCACGAGCACACGCCCACTGCCGACCACGTGGCGACGCTGCGGCACGAGCTGAACCAGCGGTTCCCGGAACTGACCTTTTTCTTCCTCCCTCCGGATATCGTGACACAGGTGCTCAACTTCGGTCTGTCCGCTCCGATCGATGTGCAACTGGTCGGGCCGCGGCGGAACTTCGAAGAGAACTATCGCATCGCGCAGGAACTTCGGGACCGGATTGCGGAGGTCCCCGGTGCGGTCGACGTGCATCTGCACCAGGTGCCGCGGACACCCGAACTGCAGATCACGACCGATCGCACGCTGCTCAGCCAGTTGGGTGTGTCCCAGCGGGACGTGGCCAACGACGTGCTCGTTTCGCTCAGCTCCAGTCAGCAGGTGTTTCCCAACTACTGGCTCGATCCGAAGAAGGGCATCCAGTACCCGGTTGCGGTTCAAACGCCCCAGCGGATCGTGGACTCGGTCGATGCGCTCGAATCGACTCCTGTTGTGCCGGACGGGAACACCGATCGAACCCAGTTGCTCGGAAACCTCGCCAGCGTCGAACACCGCTACGGCCCAAGCAACGTCACCCACTACAACATCGCCCTCAATCTCGATGTGCTGGCGAACGTCCACGGCACCGATCTGGGCAGTGTCTGGAGCGGCATCGACACGGTGCTGGATGAGTATCGCAATAATCTGCCCCGCGGCACCCGGATGGTCGTTCGCGGCCAGGTGGAAAGCATGACGTCTTCCTTCACCGCGCTCGCCGGCGGACTGGTCTTCGCTGCGGTGCTGGTCTATCTGCTGCTGGTGGTCAACTTCCAGTCGTGGATCGATCCGGTGATCATCTTCACGGCACTACCGGGAGCGGTCAGCGGGATCCTCTGGATGCTGTTCGTCACGCAGACGACCATCAACGTTCCGTCCCTGATGGGGGCAATGATGTGCATCGGCGTGGCCACAGCAAACGCGATTCTGCTGGTCACATTCGCCAACGATCAGCGTCGCGAGGGGAGGGATGCCCACGACGCTGCGTGGGCGGCTGGTGTGACCCGCCTGAGGCCCGTGGTGATGACGGCCAGCGCGATGATCCTGGGCATGCTGCCGATGTCTCTGGGTATGGGTGAAGGGGGCGAACAGAACGCTCCACTGGGGCGAGCCGTGATTGGCGGACTGATCATGGCGACCTTCGCGACTCTTGTCTGCCTCCCTCTGATTTACAGCCTGCTGCGCCGCCAGGCTCCTTCCGATGCTCACGAAGCCGAACTGTCTGAAGAACTGGTGACCGCATGA
- a CDS encoding GntR family transcriptional regulator, translating to MARRECMSDGIRNELTARILDGRLQPGARLVELAIASEFETSQAPVREALRELEAHGLVESQPYRGTRVREITNREMAEAYQVRAILEQHAGEQAAARFEGNVADLDDLVRRLRTAAAAGDVEAYSDLNVQFHRCILERSGNQTLLKMWETLGFGIRIRVNVVRQSVDLPRRADEHDPIVDALRAGDGPKAGRLLREHVESFIPAWQTADASVPQTS from the coding sequence ATGGCCCGTCGCGAATGCATGAGTGACGGCATCCGGAACGAGCTGACCGCCCGCATCCTCGATGGGCGTCTGCAACCGGGGGCCCGCCTCGTCGAACTGGCCATCGCCAGCGAGTTCGAGACGAGTCAGGCACCGGTCCGCGAGGCGCTGCGGGAGCTCGAAGCACACGGTCTGGTCGAATCGCAGCCGTACCGCGGCACGCGCGTGCGTGAAATCACCAACCGCGAAATGGCCGAGGCGTATCAGGTTCGCGCGATCCTGGAGCAGCATGCCGGCGAGCAGGCCGCTGCCCGGTTTGAAGGAAACGTTGCGGACCTCGACGACCTGGTCCGCCGGTTGCGTACCGCTGCCGCTGCCGGCGACGTCGAAGCGTATTCGGACCTCAACGTCCAGTTTCATCGGTGTATTCTCGAGCGATCCGGAAATCAGACGCTCCTGAAGATGTGGGAGACGCTCGGTTTCGGGATTCGCATCCGCGTCAACGTGGTGCGGCAATCGGTCGATCTGCCCCGACGGGCCGACGAACACGACCCGATTGTCGACGCACTCCGGGCAGGTGATGGGCCGAAAGCCGGACGCCTGCTCCGCGAGCATGTCGAATCATTCATTCCCGCCTGGCAGACTGCCGACGCATCGGTCCCCCAAACCTCCTGA
- a CDS encoding DUF3592 domain-containing protein, with product MTASSGRIVALTFSQDPMMLVGGLVVSACGCWILYGLLSQFVNAARSRHWTGRATGIVVQRGMKRLEFPGQRHERRAFEVAALEYEYEVAGETYRSRNVAFTPYRGGHESRRGRFIATLEPGQPIDVVYNESRPREAVLHPGFAPMEVGGVLFGLFAAALFLGVGSAMLLGLAG from the coding sequence ATGACTGCATCCTCAGGGAGAATCGTCGCCCTCACGTTCTCGCAGGACCCGATGATGCTCGTCGGCGGATTGGTCGTTTCTGCCTGCGGCTGCTGGATTCTCTACGGACTGCTCTCGCAGTTCGTCAATGCCGCTCGCAGCCGTCACTGGACGGGACGAGCGACCGGCATCGTCGTGCAGCGGGGGATGAAGCGGCTCGAGTTCCCGGGCCAGCGTCACGAGCGGCGCGCCTTCGAGGTGGCCGCGCTCGAGTATGAGTACGAAGTCGCGGGGGAAACGTACCGCTCACGCAACGTCGCGTTCACTCCGTACCGGGGCGGCCACGAAAGTCGCAGAGGCAGATTCATCGCGACACTCGAACCAGGGCAGCCGATTGACGTGGTCTACAACGAGTCCCGTCCCCGGGAGGCCGTACTGCATCCGGGATTTGCGCCGATGGAGGTCGGCGGGGTGCTGTTCGGACTGTTCGCCGCCGCGCTGTTCCTGGGCGTGGGGAGTGCCATGCTGCTGGGACTGGCCGGCTGA